Genomic window (Luteolibacter sp. Y139):
AGTTCGGCGGGCTTGGCATGAATGTCGGCGGCGCGGGTGAGTTTACGCTGGCCCAGCTTGAGACGTATCGCACGAATGGCACGTTTCTGGGGACCTATCATCCGCTCATTCTCGATACCGCGAATGCCGGCGCGGATCAGACCTATACGAGTTCGCTGACGCAGATGGGTGCCTTCGCGAAACGCGGGGCGAACAAGCTGACGCTGGGGAACGACGTGGACTTGAAAGGTTCACTCGATGTGGGTCTCAACAACAGCGGCGGCACGCTGGTGATCGGCGCGGGCAAGGATTTCAGCCTGTCGCTGTCCGATTTGAATGGCCTTGGCGCGGTGAATCTCGGGGTCTGCACCGGCGCGACGAATTCGCTCGGCACGTTTGATGCCTCGGCGGCGGACAGTTTCGCGATGGAGGTGTCCACCTTGCGTTTGGGCACCACCATTGGTGCTGGCACTGCTGGAGGAAACCTCTCGCTGCCGGCGAATTCCTCGATCCTCGCACACACGGACATTGTCATCGCGGACAGCAACAACACCTTCAATAACGTCAACTCGACGATTACCACAGGTGCGGGTGGCACGGCCACGGTGCGCACGCCGGTGCTCCAAGTGGGTCACGGCAAGGGCCGCGGCTTCCTGACGGCGGGGGCAGGTTCCACCATCGATCTCGCGGGGCCGGACGGCGGGCGCACGGCGATGCAGGTGGGGAACACCCCCGTTGCAGGCGGCAGTGGCAGCTGGAGCGGCACCGCAAACTTCGCGCCGGGAACTTTCACCGGTGCGCTGAGCAGCCTGATCGTGGGCGACATCAATGCGAGCAGCGCTTCCACCTCCGTGTTCGGCACGCTGACCCTGGGGACCAGCTCGTCCAATCATCTCGACATCGAGGGCGCGGGCACACCGGTGGTGATCTCCCGCTATGCGGGAAATACCAGCGGTCAAGCTTACGGGTTCGTGACGATCGGCAATGCGGGTAGCAGCACGATCACCAGCACGGACAATGGCACCGCGGTGCTGATGGCAAGCGGCGGTGCCAGCGGCACGACCAAAGCCTCTGCCTGCCTCAACCTGGGTGGCGGCACCTTGACCATCACCACCACCGGCCGGGGGATCGCGGGAGATACCGCGAACGCTGCGAACCTGAGCATCCTCAGCTTCGATGGCACCACGATGAAAGCCGGGGCTGACAGCGGACAATGGATCGAAAGCCTCAGTCGCGCGGAGATCCGCAGCGGAGGGGTCACCATCGATACCAATGGCCACGGCATCACCTCCGGCCAGCCTCTCGTTCACTCGACCAATGGAACGCTCGCGGTCACCTTGACCAATGGCGGCACCGGCTACACCACCGCGCCCACGGTCACGGTCGTGGGTGGTGGAGGCTTCGGCGCAAATGCCGTCGCCACGATTTCCGGCGGGGCGGTGACTGGCGTGACCCTGGGCGGCGTGCAGAACTACAACAGCGCGCCGACGCTTGTCTTCAGCGGTGGCGGTGGCACGGGTGCCGCCGCGACGGTGGCGCACACGGCTACCGAGCCTGCGGTCGACGGCGGCTTGACCAAGAGGGGCGCGGGAACCCTGTTCCTGGATGCCACCCACTCCTATACCGGTAGTACTACGATTCTCGAAGGTGAGCTGATGCTCGGTGCTGCCAGCTTGCCGGATGGCTCCGGGGTGAGCATCGCCGCGGGTGCCACGCTGAATCTGGTCCATGGTGCGACGGACACGGTGGCCGCTCTCACTCTCGGTGGAGTGCCCGCTTCCATCGGTGTGTGGGGCTCGGTGGGGTCCGGAGCACCGAATACCAGTCCGCGGATCACGGGGACGGGTCGTCTCAATGTGCTGACCGGACCTGGAGGTGCCGATCCTTATGATACTTGGGCCAGCCAGATTGCGAATCCGGCTGACCGAGACCGTGCGGATGATCCGGATGGCGACGGTTTTACCAATGACCTGGAATATCTCTTCGGCACCTCGCCGATCACCGGTGATGGCGCGTTGGTGCACAGCACGGTGGTGGGATCGAATCTCATCGTGCGGTGGAACCAGCTGGAAAGCGGCGGTGTCTATCAGCTGCAGGAGAGCACCACGATGGTGAATCCATGGACGGTGAGCGGGGTCGTTCCCGCGGTCGCCGGCGATCAAAGCGGTGTCCCGTCCAGCTATGATCGCATGGAAGCCACGGTGCCGATCGCCGGGCCGCGGAAGTTCGTGCGGGTCAGCGCGGTGGAGGATTGAGGTCTGATTTCAGCAAGACGTTTAGTGGGTTCTTTCGTCCTGGAGAAAGGGCACCGGTCCGCGAGGGCCGGTGCTTTTTTATTCATGCTCTCCGCTTCAGAAACTCCGCAGGCGACACGCCGTGGACGCGCTTGAAGACGCGAGAGAAGTGGAAGGGATCGAGGCCGAGGGCTTCGGCGACTTCGCGGACGATCATCTGTCCGGCATCGAGCAGGGCGGCGGCGTGGCGCATGCGGCAGCGGAGCAGGGCGTGGTAGGGCGATTCGTGACCGTGGCGGGCGAAGAGTCGGGAGAGGTAAGCAGGCGAGAGATGGCAGGCGGCGGCGACTTGGGCGGCGGTGGTGAATTCCAGGAAGCGTTCTTCAATGCAGGCGCGGCATTTCAGGTAGGTCTGGAAGGATTGCTCGTGGCTACTGTCTGTGACGACGGATTCGCCCAGAGTCAGTAGCAGGACTTCCGCTTGCAGGGCGGCGATGCGTGCGGCCTGCGGACCGGCGCGGCGGCCGGTTTCGAGAAGCGACTCGAAGGCTTGTTCGACCTCCTCGGGATTTCCCGCGAGGCGGCAAGCGCCGGGCGCGAGGCTGGCGGCACGCAGCAGGCCGATGCCTTCACGGCCGGTGAAGTCGAGGAAGTACTTCCGCAGGGGATCGGCGGGATTGCTTTCGATGCGGTGGGCGCGGCCGGGGCCGTAGGAGAAGACAGCGCCGCGGGCCAGCGGCCATTGCTTTCCGGCAAGTGTCAGCGTTCCCGTGCCACCGGTGACGAACTCGAGGCAAAAGAAGGGAAAGTCGGTGCGCTCGACGCGGAAATCCGGGGCGCATGCTTCCCAGCCGCCGCAGACGACGGTGAGCTTCGGCCCGGGGGGCGGATTGAGATTCAGGTAGAAGCGGCGTGCTTCCGTGACTTGCCGGGAGACAAAGGATGGTGGTTCAGCGGCAGTCCGATTCACGATTTTCAAGATGCTTTGCCTGATTTTCGGGTCAAGGATCGTCATGGATTGATCAAGATCCGCCATGGCCACGCCGCCGCGGGCGGACCCATGCTGTGCGTCTGACCCTTTATCGATGAAAACCCGTCCGCTCGGTTCCACCGGCCTCCAAGTTCCCGTCCTCGGCTTCGGCGCGTCGTCGCTGGGGTCTGTCTTCCGTGAAGTCTCGCTGGCTGATTGTGTGGCCACGGTTCAGGCGGCGCTGGAGGGCGGGATGAATTTCATCGATGTCTCGCCGTCGTATGGCGAGACTCTGGCGGAGCTGCGGCTGGGCCGGGCGCTGGAAGGGGTGCCGAGGGAGTCGTATCTGCTGGCAACGAAGATCGGCAGCTACTCCGAGCCGCGCGGTGACTATGATTTCTCAAAGGCGAGCACGGAGCGGAGTGTGGAGCACAGCCTGAAGCGGCTGGGTGTGGATTATGTGGATTTGATCCAGTGCCACGACATCGAATTCGCGGACCACGATGTGATCGTGAACGAGACGCTACCGACGCTGCTGGAGCTGAAGAAGCAGGGATACGTGCGGCACATCGGGATCACCGGGCTGCCGCTGAAGATCTTCGCGCCTATCCTCGATCGGGTGGAGCCGGGGGTGGTGGAGACCATTCTCTCCTTCTGTCACTATGAGCTGAACGATACCTCGCTCGGCGACTTGATTCCGTATTTGCAGGAGAAGGGCGTGGGGGTCATCAATGCCTCGCCGACGGGCATGGGTCTGCTGACGCAGCGCGGCGCGCCTTCATGGCATCCGTCGACACCGGCGATCCAAGAAGGTTGCCGGAAGGCGATGGAGCATTGCCGGGCGAAGGGCGTGGATATTGTGCGGCTAGCGATCCAGTTCGCTTGTGATGACGAGCGGATCGCGTGCACGCTGGTGGGATCTGCGAATCCGGAGAACATCCGGGCGAACATCGAGCATCTGGAAGCACCGCGTGATCCGCAGCTGCTGGCGGAGGTGATGGAGATCCTTGAGCCGATCCACAATTTCAATTGGACCCGCGGGCTGCCGCAGCATCGGGATGTGATTCTCGGATAAGTTTGCTAGTTTTCAGGAAAGAGTCCCATGCGCTTCTTCGATCTCTCTCAACCGCTCTTCGATGGATGCCCGAATTGTCATGTGCATCCGCCGGTGAGCTTGCCCGTGACGGCGGATCATCCGGCTGATGGATGGCGGATGGAGGAGTTTCACATGGCGTCGCATACCGGCACGCATCTGGATGCGCCGCTGCATAAGATCGCGGGTGGAGCGTCGATTGATGCGCTTCCGCTGGAGGCGTTTTGTGGCGAATGCTGCATTCTTGATCTCACGCATCTTTCAGCCGGGCATCCGATCGGGCCGGATGATTTGCGCGGGGCAGAGGCGGGGAAGATCCTGCTGCTGAATACCGGCTGGGGTCACAAGCGGGCGAAGACGGATGAGTGGATCCATGGTTCGCCTTACCTTGCGCCGGATGGGGCGCAGTGGATTGTGGATCGCGGGATTCCGGCGGTGGGTATCGATCACTTCTCCATCGGTGGCACCGGGCCGTACAATACGCCGACGCATGAGATCCTTCTCGGGAATGGCGTGTGGGTGATCGAGGAGCTGTGCTTTCGCGAGGGGTGGCAGGAGTTTGCCGATGGGGCTAGCTTCATGTCGCTGCCGCTGTTGTTGCCGGGGTTTTCCGGTTCGCCGTGCCGGGCGGTGCTCTTTAAGAATCCATGAAACTTCTGGTTCACATTCATCCGGACGACAATGTCGCGGTGGCACCACAAGCGATCGCGGCGGGAACGTGCGATGGCCAGCTTGAGTTCGCCGACATTCCCGCGGGACACAAGGCGGCGCTGCGGGCGATTCATGCGGGTGAGCCGGTGATCAAGTATGGGTTTCCGATTGGTCTGGCGACCGAGGAGATTGCGGCGGGTGAGCATGTCCATGTCCACAACGTCCGCACCGGGCTCGCGGAGGATACGGAGCTGAGATACGAGAGTTCCAGTAGTTCGATTTCCTCAGCGGGCAACGTGCCGACTTTCATGGGGTATCGACGGCCTGATGGCAGGGCTGCCACGCGCAATGAGATCTGGATCGTCAATACGGTGGCTTGCGTGAATGTGCCGAGCCAGCGTATCGCTGATCTGGCCGCGCGTGAGTTTGTGACGGCCGGAGGTGCGATTGATGGGATTCATGCCTTCACCCATCCCTATGGTTGTTCGCAGCTCGGCGACGACTTGGGCCACACACGCAAGATCCTCGCGGGATTGGTGAGACATCCGAATGCCGCGGCGGTGCTGATTCTTGGCCTCGGGTGTGAGAACAACACGCTGAAGTCCTTCCTGGCTGAAGCTGGCACGCTTGATCCGCAGCGGGTGAAGTTTTTCAATGCACAGGAGGTGCAGGATGAAATCGAGCACGGGCTGACTGCGGTGCGTGAGTTGGTTGCTTACGCCTCGCAGTTCAAGCGTGAGCCGATTTCCGCGAGTGAGCTGGTGCTGGGGATGAAGTGTGGAGGTAGCGATGGATTCAGCGGGATCACGGCGAATCCATTGGTAGGGCGGATTTCGGAGAGGATCTCGGCATGGGGTGGCACGGCCATTCTAACAGAGGTGCCGGAGATGTTCGGCGCCGAGGCTCCGCTTTTCAGCCGCTGCGATAGCGAGGCGACCTTCAACGATGCGCTCGGGATGGTGAATGAGTTCAAGGAATACTTCCGCCGGCATGGGGAGGCGGTGCATGAGAATCCTTCGCCCGGGAACAAAGAAGGTGGTATTACCACGCTGGAGGAGAAGTCGCTGGGTTGCATCCAGAAGGGCGGCCGCGCTCCGGTAAAGCAGGTGGTGGGCTATGGCGAAGCGGCGAAGCAGGGGCTGGGTGGGTTGTGTCTCGTGGAAGCGCCCGGCAATGACGGTGTTTCCTGCACCGCTTTGGCTGCCGCGGGAGCGCATGCGATTCTCTTCACGACTGGCCGGGGGACGCCGCTGGGGGTGCCGGTGCCGACGCTCAAGATTGCTTCGAATCATTCGCTTGCGGAGCGCAAGCCGGGGTGGATCGACTTTGATGCGGGGCGTTTGTTGGAGCCGGACGCTTCGGCCGATCAGGTTTCCGATGATTTGATGGCGCTCATCCTTGATGTCGCTTCCGGCAAGGAGGCGAAGAATGAACGCAATGGCTTCCGCGAGATCACCATTTGGAAACAAGGGGTGACGCTGTGAAATCCCGATCTTCTGTCTCTCCTCCATGATTCTCCAATTCGGTGCCGGCAATTTTCTCCGCGCGTTTGTCGATCTGTTCGTTTCGCAGACGGGCTTTGATCGCATCGTCGTCGTTCAATCCACCGGCATTGAGCGGGCCGAGGCGTTGAATCGCGCGGATGGGAAGTATCACGTGGCGATCCAAGGATTCGCTGGCGGCCGGGTGATTGATGAGACCGAGGAGGTCATTTCGATCCGCGAGGCGCTCCATGCTGGCACGCAGTGGGACCATGTTCTTGATGCGGCGCGCGATCCGGAGTTGCGCTGGATTGTCTCCAATACGACCGAGGCAGGCTTCGCCCTGGATGATTCGGATTTGGCGAATGAGAGCGTGCCGCGGTCGTTTCCGGCCAAGCTCTTGGCGGTATTGCTTTCACGGCATGCGGCTGGTTTGCCCGGGGTGATGGTGCTGCCGTGCGAACTCATCGAGCACAATGGCGACCGGCTGCGTGAACTGGTGCTAGAACAGGCGGCTCGCTGGCAGGTGTCACAGGAGGCCGTGGCGTGGTTGAAGGATGGATGCTCGTGGGTGAACAATCTCGTCGATCGCATCGTGCCGGGGGCGCCGAAGGAGCATCCGTTGTTAGGAAAGGATCCGCTGCTGTTGTCCGCCGAGCCGTTTGCGTTCTGGGCGATTGAGACGGCGGGGGAGTTTCCGTTGAAGCACCCGGCGATCGTCACCGCGCCGGACATCACGCCGTATTACTTGAGAAAGGTCCGCATCCTGAATGGGCTGCACTCCGCGCTGGTCTGCCATGCGATGCCGATGGGCATCGAGACGGTTCGCGAGGCGGTGGAGCATCCAGAGGTGGGGCCGTGGTTGGAGCGATTGCTCGTGGAAGAGATCGTCCCGGTTTTGGAGGGGCGGGTGGATGATCCGATCGGCTTCGGGCGCGCGACGCTGGATCGCTTCCGCAATCCCTTCCTGGAACACAAGCTCTCGGCCATCGCGCTCAATCATGAGGCGAAAGTGAAGGTGAGGCTGCTGCCGACCTACGAGGAGTATCGTAGCAAGTTCGGCAGAGAGCCGGAGCTTCTGTCGAAGCTTCTTGGGAAATCCCAATAAACGAACAGGCCTGTCTCGGCGAATTCGTCACTGAGCCTCATTGTCGGACATCAAGTCGTCCTCAGTTCCCCATTTCTGGTCAGGGCCCCTGGATAAGGCGATGGCCGATCTATCGAAGTCCACCTGCTTCCCGCGAAATGAGAGTGTGATCGCTGTCTTTCCAGGTGGTCGGAGGATGACTCGCACTGGATTGCCCCAGGCATCATAAATTCCCTCGGCTTTGTTCCCGGAGGAGTAAACGATCCCCCCTTGCTCCTTGTGTTTGGTATTTCGCCCGGTAAGGAAAACGATCTGGCGCGGGTTTTGCATATCACTCTGTGCCCCTTGCTCTTTGCCCAAGAGGACAGTGATCAATTTGACGGCTTCCGGGCCTTCCATTTCGAAATCCAACGCGGAGGCCTTGGGGAGTCTTCCATATTCGCTTTCGAAGCGTTCGATCGCCTGAGCGAGAACTGGGAGATCGGTGAGGGTAGGATCGATTCGAGGTATCCTTGATGCCACGAAGACGATAGCCGATACCGCGATGACGCAGACAATCAAGACGCTCACAATCGCCTGTTTCTGAATGCTGCATCCGTTGTTCGTACCTTCTTTCATCGTCAGTCGAGTCCCTATGCAAATCCATAGCCGAAAACCTCGCTTTGCCCGCAAGATTCTCCATCCCGATGAGTAAAATGCATCCCGCTGTCATGGGTGCAAGCCATCACCCCATCGCGGCATTGCCAAAAAATCTCCATTCGCTTCACTCGCATCCGATGAAACCCGTCGCTCTTCTTTTTCTTCTCCCTGCTCTGGCCTTCGCCCATCCTGATCATGGCACTGAGCCGGGCAAGGAGGTCGATGCTCCCGTGCACACTGGCAATGGCGCGTGGTCGTATGAGGCCATTCCGCATTGGGGCGAGCTGCCGGATGGCAAGAACCTGGGGCCGCTTCATGGCGGCGTAGTGATCGATCCGAAGACCGGGCTCATTTACGTTTCCACCGATGCCCCGCACGGCATTCTCGTGTATCAGCCGGACGGGAAGCTGGAGAAGACCATAGCACCGGAGTGCTCGGGTTTCCATGCGATGGCGGTGCGTGAGGAAGGTGGCAAGACCGTGATCTACGGTGCCCAGCTTACCGGTCCGAAGCCGCTGCGCGTGTGCAAGATCGATACCGAGGGCAAGATCCTGCTCGAGATTTCCAAGGAGACCGCCGGTGACGTGCAGGGCGGTTGGAATGGTCTGACCGCGGTGACCGTGGCGCCAGACGGCGATATCTTCTGCTCGATGGGCTACGGCGCGCAGTTCATCCACAAGTTCGATGCCAAGGGGAAGCGCATCAAAACCTTCGGCGGGAAGGGGAATGGCGACGGGCAGACGAGCTGCAGCCACGGGATGGCGATCGACACCCGCTTCGGTGAACCGCGGTTGCTGGTCTGCGACCGTGAAAACCGCCGGATTGTCCATTTCGACCTCGATGGGAAATGGATCGGCGTCTACGCGACGAACCTGCGACGGCCGTGCACTGTTTCCATCCTCGGTGACTTCTGCGCGGTGGCCGAGCTGGAAGCGCGGGTGACCATTCTCGACAAGACCGGCACGCCGGTCGCCTTCCTCGGTGACAATCCGGACAAGAAGCAGTGGGCGACCAACCAAGTCCCGTTCGACCAACTGAAGCCGGGCATTTTCAGCGCCCCGCACGGCCTGACGTTCGACAAGGACGGCAATCTCTACGTGCAGGATTGGAATGTCAGTGGCCGGGTGACGAAGTTGAAGAAGCTCTGAGCCAAGGCAGGAGAATGCTTTGAATCCTCAGGCCGGGGTCGATGGATCCCGGCCTCTTTGTGTCTGGAGGTCTATCTGGAAGCCGCTGGAACAGGTTTGTCCCGTGAGGTGGTCAGAAATGCGCGTGTCGCATTTCTACCATGAATTTGTCACGGGATACTGCCCCGCTTGCGGCTTGCCAGAGGGGTTTCGCGCCCTACCCTGCGCCCCCTGTCCGACATCCTAGAACGCCAATGAATACCGCCATCCTCTCCCAAGCCGCGACCCAAGCCCGCGGCCTCGCCATGGACGCCGTCCATGCTTGCAACTCCGGCCACCTGGGCCTGCCGCTCGGCTGCGCGGAGATCGGTGCCGTCCTTTACAGCGGCGCACTCCGCCAGAATCCGGACGCTCCGAAATGGCTCAACCGCGACCGTTTCATCCTCTCCGCCGGCCACGGCTCGATGTTCCTCTACACGTGGCTCCACCTCTCCGGCTACGCACTACCGCTGGATGAGCTGAAGCGCTTCCGCCAGCTCGGCTCCCACACCCCGGGTCACCCGGAGTCCTTCGAAACCGTCGGTGTTGAAGCAACCACGGGCCCGCTCGGCCAGGGCATCGGCAATGCGGTCGGCTTCGCCCTTTCCGGCAAGCGCGCCGCGGCGAAGTTCAACACCGCCGACCACGTCATCTTCGACCAGCACGTCTTCGCCCTGCACGGCGACGGCTGCCTTCAGGAAGGCGTCGCGAAGGAAGCGATCGCCTTCGCCGGCCACGTGGGCCTCGATAACCTGATCCTCATTTACGATTCCAATGACGTCACCCTCGACGCCATGGCCGTGAAGACCCAGGGCGAGGATGCGGAGGCTTATTTCAAGTCCCAGCAGTGGGATGCCGTGACCATCGACGGCCACGACTTCGCCTCCATCGCCGCCGCGATCGAGAAGGCGAAGATCGACAAGAACGGCCGCCCGAAGGTCATCATCGCCAAGACCCTGATCGGAAAGGGCATCCCGCAGGTCGCCGGCACTGCCGCGGCGCACGGTGAAGGCGGCGCGAAGTTCATCGATGAAGCCCGCGCGACCCTCGGCCTGCCAGCTGACCAGCACTTCTACGTCTCCTACGAAGTCTACGCCCACTTCGCCGCCGTGAAGGCCGAGTCGAAGAAGGGTTACGATGCGTGGAAGGCTACCTTCGACGCGTGGACTGCCGCGAACCCGGAACTCGCCGCCGAGCTGAATGGCTCCGTGCCGAGCGATCTTTCCTCGAAGATCCCGGCCTTCGCCGCCGACTACAAGGACGCGACCCGCGGCGCGGGTGGCGTGGTGGTGCAGGCGCTGGCCAAGGCCGTGCCGCAGTTCATCACCGGTTCGGCTGACCTTTACGGCTCGACCAAGAACTACATCAAGGATGGCGGCGACTTCTCCGCTGAGAACCCCGGCGGCCGCAATATTTGGTTCGGCATCCGCGAGCACGCGATGGGCGCCATCTGCAATGGCATCGCTTATGACGGCCTCTTCCGTGCGTCCGGCGCGACCTTCATGGTCTTCGCCGACTACGTCCGCCCGTCGATCCGCCTTGCCGCGCTTTCGAAGCTGCCGGTGACCTACATCTTCACCCACGACTCCGTGGGTGTCGGCGAAGACGGCCCGACCCACCAGCCGGTGGAAACCGTCAGCGGCCTGCGCGTGATCCCGAATCTCGACGTGATCCGCCCGGCCGATGCCGAGGAGACCGCCGGTGCGTTCGTCGCCTCGCAGCTCCG
Coding sequences:
- a CDS encoding AraC family transcriptional regulator, whose translation is MNRTAAEPPSFVSRQVTEARRFYLNLNPPPGPKLTVVCGGWEACAPDFRVERTDFPFFCLEFVTGGTGTLTLAGKQWPLARGAVFSYGPGRAHRIESNPADPLRKYFLDFTGREGIGLLRAASLAPGACRLAGNPEEVEQAFESLLETGRRAGPQAARIAALQAEVLLLTLGESVVTDSSHEQSFQTYLKCRACIEERFLEFTTAAQVAAACHLSPAYLSRLFARHGHESPYHALLRCRMRHAAALLDAGQMIVREVAEALGLDPFHFSRVFKRVHGVSPAEFLKRRA
- a CDS encoding UxaA family hydrolase — protein: MKLLVHIHPDDNVAVAPQAIAAGTCDGQLEFADIPAGHKAALRAIHAGEPVIKYGFPIGLATEEIAAGEHVHVHNVRTGLAEDTELRYESSSSSISSAGNVPTFMGYRRPDGRAATRNEIWIVNTVACVNVPSQRIADLAAREFVTAGGAIDGIHAFTHPYGCSQLGDDLGHTRKILAGLVRHPNAAAVLILGLGCENNTLKSFLAEAGTLDPQRVKFFNAQEVQDEIEHGLTAVRELVAYASQFKREPISASELVLGMKCGGSDGFSGITANPLVGRISERISAWGGTAILTEVPEMFGAEAPLFSRCDSEATFNDALGMVNEFKEYFRRHGEAVHENPSPGNKEGGITTLEEKSLGCIQKGGRAPVKQVVGYGEAAKQGLGGLCLVEAPGNDGVSCTALAAAGAHAILFTTGRGTPLGVPVPTLKIASNHSLAERKPGWIDFDAGRLLEPDASADQVSDDLMALILDVASGKEAKNERNGFREITIWKQGVTL
- the tkt gene encoding transketolase: MNTAILSQAATQARGLAMDAVHACNSGHLGLPLGCAEIGAVLYSGALRQNPDAPKWLNRDRFILSAGHGSMFLYTWLHLSGYALPLDELKRFRQLGSHTPGHPESFETVGVEATTGPLGQGIGNAVGFALSGKRAAAKFNTADHVIFDQHVFALHGDGCLQEGVAKEAIAFAGHVGLDNLILIYDSNDVTLDAMAVKTQGEDAEAYFKSQQWDAVTIDGHDFASIAAAIEKAKIDKNGRPKVIIAKTLIGKGIPQVAGTAAAHGEGGAKFIDEARATLGLPADQHFYVSYEVYAHFAAVKAESKKGYDAWKATFDAWTAANPELAAELNGSVPSDLSSKIPAFAADYKDATRGAGGVVVQALAKAVPQFITGSADLYGSTKNYIKDGGDFSAENPGGRNIWFGIREHAMGAICNGIAYDGLFRASGATFMVFADYVRPSIRLAALSKLPVTYIFTHDSVGVGEDGPTHQPVETVSGLRVIPNLDVIRPADAEETAGAFVASQLRNDGPTMLSLTRQAVPLMNELSVEERREGVLKGAYIAKKETGDLKLILMGSGSELQHAIAAAAELGDGVRVVSVPCFERFDRQGADYKESVLPAAVTKRIAIEAGVSDLWWKYVGLGGKVLGIDRFGISAPGNTVMKELGMTKDHVVAAAKAL
- a CDS encoding aldo/keto reductase, yielding MKTRPLGSTGLQVPVLGFGASSLGSVFREVSLADCVATVQAALEGGMNFIDVSPSYGETLAELRLGRALEGVPRESYLLATKIGSYSEPRGDYDFSKASTERSVEHSLKRLGVDYVDLIQCHDIEFADHDVIVNETLPTLLELKKQGYVRHIGITGLPLKIFAPILDRVEPGVVETILSFCHYELNDTSLGDLIPYLQEKGVGVINASPTGMGLLTQRGAPSWHPSTPAIQEGCRKAMEHCRAKGVDIVRLAIQFACDDERIACTLVGSANPENIRANIEHLEAPRDPQLLAEVMEILEPIHNFNWTRGLPQHRDVILG
- a CDS encoding cyclase family protein; amino-acid sequence: MRFFDLSQPLFDGCPNCHVHPPVSLPVTADHPADGWRMEEFHMASHTGTHLDAPLHKIAGGASIDALPLEAFCGECCILDLTHLSAGHPIGPDDLRGAEAGKILLLNTGWGHKRAKTDEWIHGSPYLAPDGAQWIVDRGIPAVGIDHFSIGGTGPYNTPTHEILLGNGVWVIEELCFREGWQEFADGASFMSLPLLLPGFSGSPCRAVLFKNP
- a CDS encoding mannitol dehydrogenase family protein is translated as MILQFGAGNFLRAFVDLFVSQTGFDRIVVVQSTGIERAEALNRADGKYHVAIQGFAGGRVIDETEEVISIREALHAGTQWDHVLDAARDPELRWIVSNTTEAGFALDDSDLANESVPRSFPAKLLAVLLSRHAAGLPGVMVLPCELIEHNGDRLRELVLEQAARWQVSQEAVAWLKDGCSWVNNLVDRIVPGAPKEHPLLGKDPLLLSAEPFAFWAIETAGEFPLKHPAIVTAPDITPYYLRKVRILNGLHSALVCHAMPMGIETVREAVEHPEVGPWLERLLVEEIVPVLEGRVDDPIGFGRATLDRFRNPFLEHKLSAIALNHEAKVKVRLLPTYEEYRSKFGREPELLSKLLGKSQ
- a CDS encoding beta strand repeat-containing protein — translated: MSYPTQYPSSSSSRRLALQLAALATFATIAPAFAATSIYTPASGTADLWSAGTHWDVAPASAATTRLTFVGDNTTVLGNSLVNANTDDVSGEFLLNILDLQGTGPATGGGTITVNAGGSATGLTLATDVATPIVNLNALSGGSSLTYQVNPILTLASDATFTGAGTAAFKFSGGVNGAGRTLTKTGASQMSIGGSTSLESLLVGFNNGSAGSGGAGGKITGEAGSFLSVGTGTGAVRIGSINSSVLGPTAVGAVDLSAASSFNANVTEFFVGVNYGGSASSGDGTLNLSASNTITATTTFAVGRSAGNFNTPIATATIPANSTTAINTPLMHIGQGKANASFTVGNGSTFDLAGVSGGRAEFWVGHNDQTGSGAWSSTADFGSGTFHGYLTAMSIGRKAANSSGNATGAVTFGNSDQNDFNLSASGSPLVVGRYDAGTTGVGTGTLTIGHLGFSSSITSTNNSAAILIGTSVGSAITAQRAVGTLNLGPGSLTLNTTGAGISGDLSPNPLNSSTVKFNGTTLISGASSAGFIQNLTNARISDGGLTIATGNNSNITVPQGLTHDPAGAATDGGLTKDYPGILTLTSTNSYTGNTKVLGGTIFFSKTASLPGFATPGRLSVGEFGGLGMNVGGAGEFTLAQLETYRTNGTFLGTYHPLILDTANAGADQTYTSSLTQMGAFAKRGANKLTLGNDVDLKGSLDVGLNNSGGTLVIGAGKDFSLSLSDLNGLGAVNLGVCTGATNSLGTFDASAADSFAMEVSTLRLGTTIGAGTAGGNLSLPANSSILAHTDIVIADSNNTFNNVNSTITTGAGGTATVRTPVLQVGHGKGRGFLTAGAGSTIDLAGPDGGRTAMQVGNTPVAGGSGSWSGTANFAPGTFTGALSSLIVGDINASSASTSVFGTLTLGTSSSNHLDIEGAGTPVVISRYAGNTSGQAYGFVTIGNAGSSTITSTDNGTAVLMASGGASGTTKASACLNLGGGTLTITTTGRGIAGDTANAANLSILSFDGTTMKAGADSGQWIESLSRAEIRSGGVTIDTNGHGITSGQPLVHSTNGTLAVTLTNGGTGYTTAPTVTVVGGGGFGANAVATISGGAVTGVTLGGVQNYNSAPTLVFSGGGGTGAAATVAHTATEPAVDGGLTKRGAGTLFLDATHSYTGSTTILEGELMLGAASLPDGSGVSIAAGATLNLVHGATDTVAALTLGGVPASIGVWGSVGSGAPNTSPRITGTGRLNVLTGPGGADPYDTWASQIANPADRDRADDPDGDGFTNDLEYLFGTSPITGDGALVHSTVVGSNLIVRWNQLESGGVYQLQESTTMVNPWTVSGVVPAVAGDQSGVPSSYDRMEATVPIAGPRKFVRVSAVED